GTGACACCGCCGAGATGCTCAGGGGCCGAGAGTCGCGGAAGTCATCGCCGACGCCGGGTCTGAAGCGCGAAGGCATCGCGGCATCGGGCGCGGCCGAGTTCGACGCGCTCATCGCAGACCTGAATCAGCAGATGCTCGCGGCCGCGGCTGAGCTCAAGTTCGAGCTCGCAGCCCGGCTGCGCGACGAGCTCGCCGACCTCAAGAAGGAGCTGCGGGCGATGGAGGCGGCCGGGCACGCGTGACGCCGGGGATCCGGTCTCGACCACCAAGGGCGCTGCGCCGTGGGCGATCAGGACCGGGAATGTCCGCGGGTGGTGCCTAGAATGCCCGGGTGACGACGACAGATACGGCCCTGGCCCCGCGCGACGCCGACGCGCACTCCCACCCTCGCCCGACGTCCTCGGGCGCGGTCCAGCCCACGATGGGCACCGGCCCCATGTCGTCGATCCGTATCGCGGGGGCCCGCGTGCACAATCTCAAGAGCGTCGACCTCGAGGTGCCGCGCGACAGCCTCATCGTGTTCACGGGGCTTTCGGGTTCGGGGAAGTCGTCGCTCGCGTTCGACACGATCTTCGCGGAAGGCCAGCGCCGGTACGTCGAGTCGCTCTCCTCCTACGCCCGCATGTTCCTCGGGCAGGTCGATCGGCCCGATGTCGACTTCATCGAGGGACTCAGCCCGGCCGTGTCGATCGATCAGAAATCGACCAACCGCAACCCGAGATCGACGGTCGGCACGATCACCGAGATCTACGACTATCTCCGCCTGCTCTGGGCCCGCATCGGCGTGCCGCACTGCCCGGAGTGCGGTGAGGTCATCGCCCGCCAGACCGTGCAACAGATCGCCGATCACCTCATGGAGCTCGAGACGGGCACGCGGTTCCAGGTGCTGGCCCCCGTCGTGCAACAGAAGAAGGGCGAGTTCACCGACCTCCTCTCCGAGCTCGGCACCCAGGGGTTCGCCCGGGCGATGGTCGACGGCGAGCGCGTGCAGTTGTCGAACCCGCCGAAGCTCAAGAAGTCGTACAAGCACGACATCTCCGTCATCGTCGACCGCCTCGTCTCCGGTCCCGATCTCCTCGACCGCCTCACCGACTCGCTCGAGACCGCGCTGCGGCTCGCGGGCGGGGTTGTGCAGATCGAGTACGTCGACCGCGGCGACGAGCCTGGCGAGTCCGGAAACGCCATCGAGAGCTTCAGCGAGTCGCTCTCGTGCCCGAACAACCACCCGATCGCGCTCACCGAGATCGAGCCGCGCACGTTCTCGTTCAACGCCCCCTTCGGCGCTTGCCCCGAGTGCGACGGCCTCGGCACGAAGCTCTCGGCCGATCCGGAGCTGCTCCTCGGCGACCCGGGCGCCTCGATCGCTGAGGGCGTGATCATTCCGTGGACCTCGCAGGGCAAGAAGCTCTACCAGTACTACGAGCGCCTCATGGTCGGCCTCGCCGACGAGCTCGACTTCTCGCTGAACACCCCGTGGAACAAGCTCCGCGAGGGCGTTCGGCAGGCGATCCTGTACGGCCGCGACTACCGCGTCAAGGTCAAGTACCGCAACCGATTCGGCCGACACCTCACCTACTCGTCGGGGTTCGAGGGCGTCATGCCCTACATCGAACGGCAGTACACCGAGGCCGACAGCGACAGCGCACGCGCCCGGTGGAGCGAATACCTGCGCGAGATCCCCTGCGGCGCCTGCAACGGCGCGCGCCTTCGGCCCGAGGTGCTCGCCGTCAAGGTGCACGGCCACAGCATCGCCGACCTGACGGTCATGTCGATCGACGATTGCCTGCGGTTCGTCAACGGCGTCCAGCTCACGACGCGCGAGGCGATGATCGCCGAGCAGGTGCTGCGCGAGATCCGCGCCCGACTCTCGTTCCTCGTCGAGGTGGGCCTGTCGTACCTCGATCTCGCGCGGTCGGCCGGAACCCTCTCGGGTGGCGAAGCCCAGCGTATCCGCCTCGCCACGCAGATCGGCTCCGGCCTCACGGGCGTGCTCTACGTACTCGACGAGCCTTCGATCGGCCTGCACCAGCGCGATAACCGCCGTCTCATCGAGACACTCGTGAAGCTGCGCGATCTCGGCAACACCCTCATCGTCGTCGAACACGACGAAGACACGATCCGCACGGCCGACTGGCTCGTCGACATCGGCCCTGGAGCCGGCGAGCGAGGCGGCGAGGTCGTCCACTCGGGCGGCTTCGACGAGCTCGTCGCCAACACCAGCTCGATCACGGGCGACTACCTGGCAGGGCGTCGCGAGATCGAGGTGCCGACGAAGCGGCGGAAGGTCGACCGCAAGCGCCAGCTCAAGGTCGTCGGTGCCCGGGCCAACAACCTCCAGGGCGTTGACGTCGCCTTCCCGCTGGGCGTGTTCGTCGCCGTCACCGGTGTGAGCGGTTCCGGCAAGTCGAGCCTCGTGAACGACATCGTCTACCGCGTGCTCGCGACGAAGCTCAACCGCGCCCGCATGGTGCCGGGCAAGCACACACGGGTCACCGGCCTCGAGCACCTCGATAAGGTCGTGCACGTCGACCAGGCGCCCATCGGTCGCACACCGCGTTCGAACGCCGCCACCTATACCGGGGTCTTCGACCGCATCCGCAACCTCTTCGCCGAGACCCCCGAGGCCAAGACCCGGGGCTATTTGGCGGGCCGGTTCTCGTTCAACGTGAAGGGCGGCCGGTGCGAGGCGTGCTCGGGCGACGGCACGCTCAAGATCGAGATGAACTTCCTCCCCGACATCTACGTGCCCTGCGAGGTCTGCGGCGGCTCGCGCTACAACCGTGAAACTCTCAGCGTGCACTACAAGGGCAAGAACATCGCCGAGGTGCTCGACATGCCGATCGCCGAGGCGGCCGAGTTCTTCGAGCCGATCACCGCGATCCACCGTTACCTGAAGACGCTCGTGGAGGTCGGGCTCGGCTACGTGCGGCTCGGCCAGTCGGCGACGACGCTCTCGGGCGGCGAGGCGCAGCGCGTCAAGCTCGCGACAGAGCTGCAACGGCGCTCCAACGGCCGAACCATTTACGTGCTCGACGAGCCGACCACGGGGCTGCATTTTGAGGACGTCCGCAAGCTGCTGATCGTGCTGCAGAGCCTCGTCGATCGCGGCAACAGCGTGATCGTGATCGAGCACAACCTCGACGTCATCAAGTCCGCCGATCACCTGATCGATATGGGGCCGGAGGGCGGCTCGGGGGGCGGCACGGTCGTCGCGACGGGCACGCCCGAAGAGGTCGCGCGGGTCGCCGAGAGCCACACCGGCCGCTTCCTCGCGGAGGTCCTCGGCCCCCGCGATGGCACATCCGTCGCCGGTCGCCAGGTCAACGCCGGCGGCGCCGCGTAGCCGTGGCCACCCACGTTCCCTACCGACCGCGCACCGGTGACATCCCGAACTCGCCGGGCGTCTACCGATTCCTCGGCGAGAACGGCCGGATCCTCTATGTCGGCAAGGCGAAGAGCCTCCGCCAGCGCCTGAGCAACTACTTCGCACCGCTCGACACGCTGCACGAGCGCACGCGCCACATGGTGACGGCCGCCTCCTCCGTTGAATGGACCGTCGTCCAGAACGAACGCGAGTCGCTGCAGCTCGAGTACACGTGGATTCAGCAGCACAAGCCGCCCTTCAACGTGCGGCTGAAAGACGACAAGAGCTACCCGTACCTCGCCGTCACGCTCGCCGACGAGTCGCCCCGCGTCATGGTCACCCGCAACCACCGGATCCGGGGCGCCAGGTACTTCGGTCCCTATCCCAAGGTGTGGTCGGTCAACGAGGTCATCGACCTCATGGTGCGCGTCTTCCCGATTCGTACCTGCAACGACGCGAACTACAAGCGAGCCATGCAGTCGGGGCGACCGTGCTTCGCCGGGCAGATCGGTCGGTGCGGAGGGCCGTGCTCACAGCGACAGTCGATCGAGCAGCACCGTGTCGCCATCAACGACTTCATCGGCTTCATGGAGCGGTTCGACCGCTCGATCATCGGCGAGTTCGAGCGGCGGATGCGCGAGGCCGCGGCTGCCCAGCGGTATGAAGAGGCGGCGAAGTACCGGGACCGGATCGCCGCAGTCGAGAACGTGCTCCAGAAGAGCGCCGTCGTGTTGCCCGACGACACCGAGCTCGACGTGTTCGCGATAGCGACCGATGAGCTGTCTGCGGCCATTCAGCTGTTCTCGGTGCGCGGGGGTCGCATTCGCGGTGTACGGGGCTGGGTGCTCGACACCGAGCTCGACCTCGACGAGGGCACGATCATCCAGCAGTCGATGCAGCAGGTCTACGGCGGGGTCGACGGCGACGGCGAGCGACCGCCGAACGAAGTGATCGTGCCGACGATGCCCGAGGAGGCCGAGGCACTGCAGGAGTGGCTCGAAGAGCGCCGCGGCGGACGAGTCAGGCTCCGCACGGCCAAGCGCGGCCCGAAGGCCGACCTCCTGCACACCGCGGCGATCAACGCGACCGAATCGCTCGGGCAGTACAAGCTCAAGCGAACCGCCGACTACGCGGCACGCGCGGACGCCCTGGCCGAGCTGCAACGTGCGCTCGAACTCGACGAGGCGCCCCTCCGCATCGAGTGCTTCGATGTCTCGCACCTGCAGGGCACTGGGGTCGTCGCCTCGATGGTGGTCTTCGAGGACGGGCTTCCCCGCAAACCCCATTACCGGCGCTTCAACATCGCCGAGACTCGCGACGACACCGACTCCATCCATCAGGTGCTCACGCGGCGACTCGCGCACCTGAAGGCGGCAGAGACCGAGGGTGCGGCAGGAGCGGCGGCGGCCGCCGTCGCCGACGTCGGTGCAACCCCTTCGGGGGCGCCGGATGCGAGCGGCGACGCGCCGGTCGTGCACGACCGCACCAGCGCGCGGTTCGCCTACCGGCCGCAGTTGCTCCTCGTCGACGGCGGTCAGCCCCAGGTGGCGGCGGCGAAGCGTGCCCTCGACGAGTCCGGGCTCACGGGCATCGCCGTCGCGGGCATCGCGAAGCGATTGGAAGAGCTGTGGCTCCCCGACGACTCGTTCCCGGTGATCCTGCCGCGCGGCTCCGAGGCCCTCTTCCTCGTGCAACGGCTCCGCGACGAAGCGCATCGCTTCGCCATCGCCCACCAGCGCGCCAGGCGTAAACGCGACATCGCGACCGTGCTGAGCGAGGTGCCCGGTCTCGGCCCCGCGCGCATCCGTGCGCTCCTCAGGCACTTCGGTTCCGTGACCCGCCTCCGCGCCGCGAGCGAGGCGGAGCTCGGGGCGGTCCCGGGTGTCGGGCCGACGACCGCCGCGGGCATCCTGCGCGCACTCGCTCCGTCGAGCGCCGGCGTGGATGACGCGAGCGCCGCGACCGACGATCGGGATCTCGCAGACGGGGGAGCGGTCAGCTTCGATTCGCCGCTTCGGTAGGCTTGCTTCGCTAGGCGCACGGAGGGGATGCAGGATGACTGACGACGAAGGCCTGACCGACGAGCGCCAGCAACTCCTCATCGTGACGGGCATGTCGGGGGCGGGCCGTTCGACCGCGTGCAAGGCGCTCGAAGACCTCGACTGGTTCGTCGTCGACAATCTGCCGCCGGAGATGATTACGCCGCTCATCGAGGTGGCCGGCAAGGCGCGCGATTCGCTCCCCAAGCTGGCCGTCGCAATGGACGTTCGCGGAGGGCGGCTGCTGGAGTCGTTCACGAGCTTCGTAGTGAAGCTGCGCCAGTCGCACGACGTGCGCGTGATCTTCCTCGACGCGACCGACGACACGCTTGTGCGGCGCTTCGAGTCGGTGCGCAGGCCGCATCCGCTGCAGGGCGACGGCACGATCCTCGAGGGCATCGAGTTCGAGCGCGCCCGCCTGCGCGAGGTGCGGGAGTCGGCCGACATCATCATCGACACGTCCGCCCTCAACGTGCACCAGCTGGCGAAGCGGATCATCGAGCGCTTCGGCGAGCCCGACCAGCACCGCATCGCGGTCACCGTCATGAGCTTCGGGTTCAAATACGGCATGCCGACCGACGCCGACATGGTCGCCGACGTCCGTTTCTTGCCGAACCCGTTCTGGGAGCCCGACCTGCGGGCATTCACGGGCCGCGACAAGCAGGTGTCAGACTATGTGCTCGCCCAGGAGGGCGCCGAGGAGTTCGTGGACGCCTACGTCGAAACACTCGAGCCCGTCTTTCACGGGTACGAGCGGGAGAACAAGCGCCACGCGACCATCGCGATCGGTTGTACGGGCGGGAAGCACCGCTCGGTGGCCATGACCGAACATCTCGCGCAGCTGCTGCGCGGCAATCCAGAGCTCTCGGTCACGGTGCGCCACCGAGATCTGGGTCGCGAGTAGGAGGCGCCGCCTCACGGCGCCACACCACTGTTCCACCGCCCCCAGCGACTTCCCCAGGAGGTATCCGGTGTCACTCACCGCCGACGTCAAACTTGAGCTGCTGCGGCTTCGCGCGAAGTCGACGCAAGCACGAGCAGCGGAGGTGACATCGATCCTTCGGTTCTCTGGCGGTCTGCAGCTCATCTCGGGCCGGATCGCCGTCGAAGCACAGGTCGATTCGGAGCGCCTCGCGCGCCGCCTCAGCCACGAGCTCGGCGAACTCTACGGAGTGCGGCCCCGCATCACGTCGGCGACGGGCGCCCACGGGCGCGGGCAGGAGAGCTATCTCGTGCGAGTGCTGGAGGCGGGCGAGACGCTCGCGCGGCAGACCGGGCTGATGGATGCTCGACGCCATACGGTCCGCGGCCTCCCGAACCGGCTGACGACCGGCACGCGCGAGGATCTCGCCGCCATCTGGCGGGGCGCCTTCCTCGCGGCCGGATCGCTGACGGAGCCGGGGCGGTCGAGCGCCCTGGAGGTCGTGACCCCCAACAGTGAGTCGGCCATGGCGCTCGTGGGCGCGGCGGGCCGAATGGGCGTTGCGTCGCGAGCTCGTGAGGTCCGCGGCGTGCACCGCGTCGTTATCCGTGAGGGCGAGTCGATCGCCGCCATGCTCAAGATCATCGGCGCAAGCGAGACCGTTGCGAGCTGGGAGGCGATGCGGCAGCGCCGTGAGACGCGGGCGACGGCGAACCGGCTCGTGAACTTCGATGACGCCAATCTGCGACGCTCCGCGCAGGCCGCCGTCTCGGCATGCGCGCGTGTCGAACGGGCACTCGAGATTCTGGGCGACGACGCACCTGACCACCTCAAGTACGCCGGGCGACTTCGCCTCGACCACCGCGACGCCTCACTCGATGAACTGGGCCGCAAGGCCGACCCGCCCATGACGAAAGACGCTGTCGCCGGCAGAATCCGGCGGCTTCTCGCGCTCGCCGACAAGCACGCCGAGACGGCGGGCATCCCTGGCACGGAAGCGAACCTGCCCGCCGACGACGAGCTGTGAGCCGACCGCGGCGGCCGCGCTGATCGGCGGCCGGTGACGTGCGAATCTGCCGGGTTCGACCAGGCGTGATGTCAGTAGGCTGGTCTGGACGCCGCGATCCGCATCACGATCGCGGTGTCCGGTCCGACCAGGAGCACGTTGCCGACCGCGGTGCGCCCTGACGCCGGGCCGAGTCGCTTCAACCGCAGCGCACAACACCCACCTGAGGAGCTCCTCGTGACGAAGATCGCCATCAACGGTTTCGGCCGCATCGGCCGCGGCTACGCCCGCGCCCTGCTGGACAACGACAACGACCTCGAACTGGTCGCCATCAACGACCTCACCGACAACGCCACACTCGCCCAC
This sequence is a window from Pseudoclavibacter endophyticus. Protein-coding genes within it:
- the rapZ gene encoding RNase adapter RapZ gives rise to the protein MTDDEGLTDERQQLLIVTGMSGAGRSTACKALEDLDWFVVDNLPPEMITPLIEVAGKARDSLPKLAVAMDVRGGRLLESFTSFVVKLRQSHDVRVIFLDATDDTLVRRFESVRRPHPLQGDGTILEGIEFERARLREVRESADIIIDTSALNVHQLAKRIIERFGEPDQHRIAVTVMSFGFKYGMPTDADMVADVRFLPNPFWEPDLRAFTGRDKQVSDYVLAQEGAEEFVDAYVETLEPVFHGYERENKRHATIAIGCTGGKHRSVAMTEHLAQLLRGNPELSVTVRHRDLGRE
- the whiA gene encoding DNA-binding protein WhiA; protein product: MSLTADVKLELLRLRAKSTQARAAEVTSILRFSGGLQLISGRIAVEAQVDSERLARRLSHELGELYGVRPRITSATGAHGRGQESYLVRVLEAGETLARQTGLMDARRHTVRGLPNRLTTGTREDLAAIWRGAFLAAGSLTEPGRSSALEVVTPNSESAMALVGAAGRMGVASRAREVRGVHRVVIREGESIAAMLKIIGASETVASWEAMRQRRETRATANRLVNFDDANLRRSAQAAVSACARVERALEILGDDAPDHLKYAGRLRLDHRDASLDELGRKADPPMTKDAVAGRIRRLLALADKHAETAGIPGTEANLPADDEL
- the uvrA gene encoding excinuclease ABC subunit UvrA: MGTGPMSSIRIAGARVHNLKSVDLEVPRDSLIVFTGLSGSGKSSLAFDTIFAEGQRRYVESLSSYARMFLGQVDRPDVDFIEGLSPAVSIDQKSTNRNPRSTVGTITEIYDYLRLLWARIGVPHCPECGEVIARQTVQQIADHLMELETGTRFQVLAPVVQQKKGEFTDLLSELGTQGFARAMVDGERVQLSNPPKLKKSYKHDISVIVDRLVSGPDLLDRLTDSLETALRLAGGVVQIEYVDRGDEPGESGNAIESFSESLSCPNNHPIALTEIEPRTFSFNAPFGACPECDGLGTKLSADPELLLGDPGASIAEGVIIPWTSQGKKLYQYYERLMVGLADELDFSLNTPWNKLREGVRQAILYGRDYRVKVKYRNRFGRHLTYSSGFEGVMPYIERQYTEADSDSARARWSEYLREIPCGACNGARLRPEVLAVKVHGHSIADLTVMSIDDCLRFVNGVQLTTREAMIAEQVLREIRARLSFLVEVGLSYLDLARSAGTLSGGEAQRIRLATQIGSGLTGVLYVLDEPSIGLHQRDNRRLIETLVKLRDLGNTLIVVEHDEDTIRTADWLVDIGPGAGERGGEVVHSGGFDELVANTSSITGDYLAGRREIEVPTKRRKVDRKRQLKVVGARANNLQGVDVAFPLGVFVAVTGVSGSGKSSLVNDIVYRVLATKLNRARMVPGKHTRVTGLEHLDKVVHVDQAPIGRTPRSNAATYTGVFDRIRNLFAETPEAKTRGYLAGRFSFNVKGGRCEACSGDGTLKIEMNFLPDIYVPCEVCGGSRYNRETLSVHYKGKNIAEVLDMPIAEAAEFFEPITAIHRYLKTLVEVGLGYVRLGQSATTLSGGEAQRVKLATELQRRSNGRTIYVLDEPTTGLHFEDVRKLLIVLQSLVDRGNSVIVIEHNLDVIKSADHLIDMGPEGGSGGGTVVATGTPEEVARVAESHTGRFLAEVLGPRDGTSVAGRQVNAGGAA
- the uvrC gene encoding excinuclease ABC subunit UvrC produces the protein MATHVPYRPRTGDIPNSPGVYRFLGENGRILYVGKAKSLRQRLSNYFAPLDTLHERTRHMVTAASSVEWTVVQNERESLQLEYTWIQQHKPPFNVRLKDDKSYPYLAVTLADESPRVMVTRNHRIRGARYFGPYPKVWSVNEVIDLMVRVFPIRTCNDANYKRAMQSGRPCFAGQIGRCGGPCSQRQSIEQHRVAINDFIGFMERFDRSIIGEFERRMREAAAAQRYEEAAKYRDRIAAVENVLQKSAVVLPDDTELDVFAIATDELSAAIQLFSVRGGRIRGVRGWVLDTELDLDEGTIIQQSMQQVYGGVDGDGERPPNEVIVPTMPEEAEALQEWLEERRGGRVRLRTAKRGPKADLLHTAAINATESLGQYKLKRTADYAARADALAELQRALELDEAPLRIECFDVSHLQGTGVVASMVVFEDGLPRKPHYRRFNIAETRDDTDSIHQVLTRRLAHLKAAETEGAAGAAAAAVADVGATPSGAPDASGDAPVVHDRTSARFAYRPQLLLVDGGQPQVAAAKRALDESGLTGIAVAGIAKRLEELWLPDDSFPVILPRGSEALFLVQRLRDEAHRFAIAHQRARRKRDIATVLSEVPGLGPARIRALLRHFGSVTRLRAASEAELGAVPGVGPTTAAGILRALAPSSAGVDDASAATDDRDLADGGAVSFDSPLR